Part of the Cryptosporangium arvum DSM 44712 genome, GACGTCTCGAACTCGAAGGTCGAGTCGGTGCTGATCTTCCAGGCGACGGACGACGCGGCGACGCCGTACCCGGGTGCCGAGGTCGTGCGGCGCAAGATCAAGAACTCGCGGCTGGTCGTCGAGCAGGACGGCGGCAACCACGGCATCACGTTGAGCGGCAACGCCTGCCTCGACAAGTACCTGGCCGACTATCTGGCGACCGGGGCACGACCGGAGGGCTCGGGCATCGTCGACGCGACGTGCGCCGCGCTGCCCGACCCGGAGCCTCCGGCGGCGACGGCGCAGGCCGGTTCCACGGCCAAGGCGGCGTCCCGGGCGGGCCGCGGCACGCTGCATGAATATGTTGCTACTCGCCCGGTAGAGTAGAAGCTTCACTTTTCGGGCATTCTGAGCACGGGCGACAATGTAGTCGCCCGTGCTCAGGGGGTCCGCATGATCTCTCACATCAACTGTGTCGTCCTCTATGTCCGTGACCAGCAGCGGTCGCTCGAGTTCTACGTCGACACGCTGGGTTGGGAACTACGCACGGACGCATGGATGGCTGACGGCACTCGCTGGATCGACGTCGCGCCGCCGCACGCGCGCACCCGGGTCGCGCTCATCGCTCCGCCCGGCGGATACGTCTTCCCCGACACCGCGGCCGCGCCGTGCACCCTGACCACCGAAGACGCCCAAGCGACGTTCCACGACCTCAAGGGGCGGGGCGTCGAGGTCACCGAGCCGGTGGTGGAGGCGTGGGCGACCTACCTGACGGTCACCGACCCGGACGGCTACGTCTACGTGGTGGGCGAGAACCACGACTGAGGCGCAGCCGCCTCGATCGCGGTGCCGCCGGGCAGTTAACGGATCGCCCGCTTGTCCGGCAGCCGCAGGACGTGGTCGCGGATGTCGCCGCCGACGCCTGTCGACAATGTCTTGCCGGCGGCGTGCAGCTCCCGCACGGCGGCCCTGATCTGGGCCGTGTCGGCGGTGCCGAACAGCCCGTCGAGCACCTCGCGCGGCCGGTCGGAGATGCGGAACTCGCCGACCCGGCGCCGAGTGGCCAGCAGGTTCTTCTTGAGGCTCTCGACGACGGCGCGCTCCTCGTGCTGCTCCGCCCCGACCGCCAGCCGCTCGGCGCTCTGCAACCCTTCGACCACCAGCTGGGCTTTCGGGGACTTCGCCGCGCCGGCCTGACGTAACGTGCGGCGCCAGCCGCGACGAGCGCGCGCCACGGCGTCGGCGAACGCCCACGCGCCGTGCGGCTGCTTGGTGATCAGGATCAGCCAGAACACCGGTTCGTCGTTCGGGTTCACCCGGACGGCGGCCGGCCAGGCGCGCCCGGGCAGGGCCGCCTCGAGTCGACGCAGATAGCCGCGCACCGCCGCTCCGGGACCACCGGAGTGGAACTCGGTGCGCCACTCCGGCCCGAAAGCGCGATCGAGCTTGTCGAGCGCGGTCTGCGACCGCCCGTTCCCGACGAGGTTCGCGGCGGCGCGCTTGATCGCGTCCGCGCGGATGAACGCGATGACGTCGCTGCTCGGCCACCGCCCGGCGCGCGGGCCGGAGAGCAGCGCGGTGAGGTCGGCCAGCGGGAGCGTTCCGGAGGTCACGTCGAGGATCAGGAGCAGTGCGGCCTGCTCGGCCTCGGTGAGCAACTCGGGGAGTGCGCCGACGACGGTGCCGCGCCGGGCGTCGAGATCGGCCGCCAGCAACGGTTTCAGCGCGGCCGGACTTTCGTCGAAATGAATGAGCTTGGCTTCGGGGAGATCGCCGACGGCGAAGGCGCCCGCAGGAGCGGTGATCACGACCGGCGGCGCGGTGACGCGACCTTTTGTGGCGGTACGTAACCAAGAATTGAGATAAGTGCCGAAGAACTGCTGCAGCAACAACGCCGAGGACTGCCGCGAGGCCACGAGCACGTCACTACTTTCCCATGGTTCACGGGAGCTGTGCTGCTCGACTCAGCGGTATTGACGCTGGGACATCAAGGCTGCAATCTCTACCGAGCAACTAGGTCTTATCTATTCTGGGGAGATGCCGTGATTTCGCGCCGCCAACTGTTGGCAGGCTCCGCTTCGCTCGGGCTGCTGGGTGCGCTCGCGGCTTGCGGCGACGACGACTCGGAGGCCAGTGGCACCGACGGCGTCGCCAGCACGCTCCGGCTGGGCCACTTCCCGAACCTCACCCACGCGACCGCGCTCGTCGGGATCCAGAACGGCCTGTTCGCCAAGGCACTCGGCAGCCAGACCAAGCTCGAGACCAAGCAGTTCAACGCCGGTCCGGCCGCGATCGAGCAGATCTTCGCCGAGGGCCTCGACGCGACCTACATCGGTCCCAACCCGACGGTCAACGCGTTCGCGAAGAGCAAGGGCGAGGTGATCCGGGTCATCGCCGGCTCGGCGTCCGGCGGTGTCGCGTTCGTCGTCAAGAAGGGCATCACCGAGGCCAACCTCAAGGGCACGAAGATCGGCACGCCGCAGCTGGGCAACACCCAGGACGTCGCGTTGCGGTACTGGCTCAAGGAGAAGGGCCTCACCGCGACGAAGGACGGCGGCGGCGACGTCAAGATCCAGCCGCAGGAGAACGCCCAGATCCTGGAGAAGTTCACCGCCGGTCAGCTCGACGGAGCCTGGGTGCCGGAGCCGTGGGTGAGCCGCCTGGTCTCCGCGGGCGGCGAGGTCCTGATCGACGAACGCGACCTGTGGCCGGGCAAGCGGTTCGTCATCACGAACCTGATCGTGCGCACCGAGTACCTGAAGAAGTACCCGAAGACGGTCAAGGCACTGCTCCAGGCGCACGTCGACGCGAACGACTCGATCAAGAGCGACGCGGCCGGCGCGCAGAAGGCCGTGTCCGAGCAGATCGGCAAGCTGACCGGCAAGCCACTCAAGCTCGACCTCATCACCAAGGCGTGGCCGACGCTGGAGTTCCTCAACGACCCGATCGCCTCGTCGCTGATCACCGGCGCGAAGCACGCCGAGGAGATCGGCCTGCTCGACAAGGTCGACCTCGACGGCCTCTACGACCTGAAGCTGCTCAACGAGGTGCTCGCCTCCAAGGGGGAGACCGCGGTGAAACAGTCGTGACGGTCGCCGTCGATCTCCGTGGCGTCTCCAAGCGCTACCCGGGCGGAACGGTCGCGCTCGACGGCGTCGACCTGGCCGTGGAGCCGGGCGAGTTCGTCTGCCTGGTCGGTGCGTCGGGCTGCGGCAAGTCCACGCTGCTCAACCTGGTCGCCGGGCTCGACTCGGCGACCGCCGGTTCGATCGAGGTCGACGGTGGACGGGCCGCGTTCATGTTCCAGGAGCCGGCGCTGTTCCCCTGGCTCAAGGTCGGACAGAACGTGGAGGTGCCGCTCAAGCTGCGCGGCGTCGGGCGGGCCGAGCGCCGGGCCCGCGCGGCCGAGCTGCTGCAGACCGTGCGGCTCGGCGACGTCGTCGACAAACGTCCGCACGAGCTTTCCGGCGGGATGCGCCAGCGCGTGGCGCTGGCCCGCACCCTGGCGCACGACGCCAGGGTGCTGCTGATGGACGAGCCGTTCGCGGCGCTGGACGCGATGACGCGCGACGCACTGCACGACGAGCTCGAGCGGGTGTGGCTGGAACGCAACCTCACGGTGCTGTTCGTCACCCACAACGTGAGCGAGGCCGTGCGGCTCGGCGACCGGGTCATCCTGCTGGCCAGCCGGCCCGGGAGGGTGATCGAGGAGTTCGAGGTCGAAGCGCCCCGGCCGCGGCGACTGGATTCGCCCGACGTCGCCGCGCTGGCCGGACGGGTGACCGAGCGGTTGAAGGAAGAGGTGCGGCGTCATGTCCACTGACGTCTCGGTTTCCGACGAACTCGCCGGGCTCGACGCGCTGGAGGCGGTGCCGGAGCGCGGCGACCGTGGCCGGCGCCTCTGGCGGAGCACGTGGCCGAAGTTGCTGGCGATCGTCATCGGCATCGCGTCCTGGCAGATCGTCGTCGAGACCGGCTGGCGGCCACGCAGCATCCTGGCGCCGCCGACCGAGGTGTTCCCTTCGCTGTGGGACATGCTCACGACGGGCACGTTCTGGGGCCAGGTGGCCACCACGATGCAGCGTGCGATCCTCGGGTTCGCCGTCGCGGTCGCGATCGGCCTGGTCATCGGGTTCGCGGTGGCCCGGTTCGCGGTGCTGCGGGCGGCGTTCGGGTCGCTGATCACCGGTCTGCAGACGATGCCGTCGATCGCCTGGTTCCCGCTGGCGATCGTGCTGTTCCAGGGCGGGGACGCGGCGATCTTCTTCGTGATCGTGCTGGGCGCCGCGCCCTCGGTCGCGAACGGCGTGCTGGCCGGCGTCGACTACGTGCCGCCGTTGCTCGTGCGCGCCGGTCGCAACATGGGCGCGAGCGGGTTCGGTCTGTACCGGACCGTGATCGGCCCGGCGTCGTTCCCGGCGATCCTGGCCGGGCTCAAACAGGGCTGGGCGTTCTCCTGGCGGAGCCTGATGGCCGGTGAGCTGATCGTCCCGATCGGTGAGGCCGGCGGGCTCGGCACGTTGCTCACCGTCACCCGGGAGTTGTCCGAGTACGCCCAGATGTTGGGCGTCATGATCGTCATCCTGGTCATCGGCATCATCGCCGACGGCGTGTTCAGCTGGGCGAACAACGCGCTCCGGCGCCGCTGGGGACTGTCCTGACCAGCGGTTGTCGCTGGCCGTAGCGGGGATCATTCCGGAGTGTTCCGGCAAATCCCATGCATTCGGTCGGGGGTGAGTGGGACGCGCGGCCCGCGAACCGGCATGATGGTCACGTGCAGATATCGGCTCGGGCGGAGTACGCGGTACGCGCGATGTTGGCGCTGGCCGCGAACGATCCCACGACGTCAACTGCCCAGGCTCTCGCGGACGAACAGGGGCTACCGCGGAAGTTCCTCGAGGCAATCCTCTCCGACCTCCGTCGGGGCGGACTGGTGCGCAGCCAGCGCGGCGCAGAAGGTGGGTACCGGCTGGCGCGTCCGGCCGACTCCATCGCCATCGGCGAAGTGCTCCGAGTAGTCGACGGGCCGCTGGCCGGTGTTCGCGGTGAGCGCCCGGAAGCCGCGGTTTACGCGGGGGCGGCGCAGAACTTGCAGACCGTGTGGGTGGCGGTGCGGGCCGCGGTGAGGAACGTGCTGGACGAGGTGACGTTGGCTGACGTGTTGTCGGGCAATTTCCCGTCGCACGTGAGCGAGATGGTGGCGGCTCCGGGGGCGTGGGCGCCGCGCTGAGCCAGTGGTCCGGGTCGTTCGCGCTGGGTGGGTGCCGTCAGGCGCCGGCGTGGTCGGCGCCGGCGAGCGCGTAAGCGGACGCGGTCTCGATGGGGCGCGGGCGCTCGACCGAGCCCTGCTCTTCCCACTCGATCCGAGCGGCCAACTCCAGGTACCGGTCGACGTCGTAAGCGCTGTCGATCGAGTTGCCGTACATGGTGACCTCCGCCGTTGGGGGATGTTCGTCGTCTGCGTCACACTTAACGGCCGCGAAAGTGCTCAAACGGGTTCGCTGGGGTTGCGAACCGGTAGCAGCCGCTTCTGTCGCGACGCGAACACTCGCTGCGTGCCCCGCACGAACGACGCGCAAGCACGAACACCGCACTCTGGTGGCAGCCGACGGGCCGGGACCCCCACCCCGACCCGACGGTGCGTCAGGGGTGGCGCAGGGTCCGGCCTTGATGCCCGGGGCCGGACCCGGCGACCCCGGATCTCCAACGCTGCTCGACGGTGTTCGCGGGCGTCCGTAATCGTCCGGACCCGCAGCTCGATCGATCCTCCGGACGTTCCCGAACTGCCATACCCGCGCGTCCAGCGGCGGCGTCTCGTCACTACCTCTCAGTCGCGCACGAACGGCCGCTTCGCCAGGCGCTGCAGGTCGGAGAACAGCGGAATCGGCCTCGGCGCTTCGCCGAACCGCCAGAGGGCCAGCGACCGCCCGCCATCGACCGACGCCACCGCCGTGTCGTCGTCCCAGATCGGCGTCTGGTTCGGGATCTCGGTGTCCGTGCGCCGGACGTCGTCGAGGTCGGCGGCGATCGTGAACAGCGCCCCGCCGTCGCTCTCCGCGTCGAGGTCGAAGAAGTACCGGCCGCTCGGCGAGAGCGTTCCGTAGCCGCTGCCCCAGGCCAGTCCCAGGTCGCAGCGCCGCGACTCCACTGACAGGTCCTCCGGGCGCAACAGCGCGAGGCAGCCGGTCCGATCGTCCACCGAACCCTGGCGCACGATCCCGAGCAACCGGGTGCCGCCGAGCACCGGCCCGTGGACCTCGACGACGGTTGTGGTCCAGCGCGGCGTGAACGCGTCGTTCACGTAGTCCCACACCGCGAAGCGGGGTGCGACGTACTCCTGGTCGTCGCCGCCGCAACACGAGCCGTCCACCTTCATCACCAGATGGTTCCCGGCGAACGTCACCGGCCTCGCGCCGTACCTGGAGCGCGCTGTGTCGCGACTGACCAGCCGTCCGTCCCGGATCGTGCCCACCGTGACGCCGTCCCCGCCGGTCAGCGCGATCCGCGTGCCAGTGGTGTCGACGACGTAGGCGTCGACGTCGGTGGCGAGCGTCTTGACGGTGCCGGACGGGTCGATGAAGCTCAGCGTCCCGGTGCGGGACGCGCGGGCGCGCGGGAGGCTCACCCATCCGCCCTTGACCTCGGTGACCTCGGCGGACGTCGCCGTCAGGTTCAGCGGCACGGTGATGTCGCGGGTCATGGTGCGCAGGTGGCGGCCTTTGACCGCGGTGAGGTCGACGGGAGCGCCGTGGCCCGCCGCGGTCGACTGCGACGCCGCCGCGGTCGATTGCGCCGCGGTCGATTGCGCCGCGGTCGACGGCGACGCCGCTGCCGTCGACTGCGACGCGGCCGGCGGCAAGGGCCGCGCGTGGTCCGACGCCGACCGGCCCAGCAGCGCACCGGCCAGGATCACGGCGACGGCGGCGACGGCGGTCGCTCCGACGGCGCCCAGCTGGCGGCGACGACGCGCCGACTCTCCTCGCTGGACCAGGTCGTCGACCTCGAACGACGAGTGTCCGGCGTCCTCCGCTCGCGCCTGGAGCGTCCTGCGCATCAGGTCCTCCATCCGGTCGCTCACCGGTGTCCTCCTCGCGTCGGCTCCGGCAGGTCGAGGTGCATCCGCATCGCGGCGAGCGCGCGGGAGGCGTGGCTCTTGACCGAGCCCGCCGACATGCCCAGCGTCCGGGCGATCTGGGCCTCGCTCAGGTCCTCGTAGAACCGCAACACCAGCACCGCCCGCTGCTTGGCCGTCAACCGGCCGAGCAGCCGCCACATCGCGTCCCGTTCGGCGTGGTCGGCCGCCGGGTCGGCGTCGTGGCGCGCGTCCGGCACCTCGTCGCTGGGGCGCTCGCCCCGCCATCGCCTGCGCCACCACGACACCGCCGTGGTGGCCATCACCTGCCGGACGTAGGCGTCCACGGCGTTCTTGTCGCGGATGCGGTCCCAGGAGACGTACGTCTTGACCAGTGCGGTCTGCAGGAGGTCTTCGGCCTGCCCGCGGTCCCCGGTCAAGAGATAGGCGGTGCGCAGCAGCGCGGCTCTCCTACCCGAGACGTAGTCCCGGAACGCCACCTGAGCGTGCGCGTCCATCGAACTCCCTCCGCGAGTGCGTCCGTGTGGTGGACGCGTCGGGAAGCACTCCCGGTTGACGTGTTCGACGACGAGTTCAGCGTTCCAGCGGAACCGCGACCACACCCGGGATCACGGGGGTCTCCGCCTCGTCGAGCATCGCCGCGCGGCTGGGCGACGCCGAGGACGACCGCGCTCCCGTCGAGAGCCGCGGCGATGGATTCCGGGTCGCGGACGTCGGCGTCCTCACGCACGAGCAGCACGGGCGCGATCGCCGCACGCATCGCACCCGCTACGCGCGTGCGGCGTCCCGGCCCGGTCGAGCCTGGCCGGTGCCGACCAGCGCGGCCGCCGGGTCGGTCTTCGCGGAGACGCGCAGCGGTTCGCCGTTGAGGAACGCGCCGCCGGCGACCGCGGTGAACGTCTCGCCGACCATCGGCGCGGGCGGGAGGGCGAGCACGGGCCGACCGTCGCGGACGAGGCTGATCCTGATGTTCCACTCGGGTATGCCGCGCACCGCGTTGACGTCGCCGCCCACCGGATCGACGACCCACCAGTTCCCGTCGGCAAAGGTCCGGTGCCGTGTTCGTCGGTGTTCCAGCCGGAGCCGGGTAACGCGGCGGCCAAGGCCGGTCGGAGCACGTCGACGGCAGCGTGGTCGTCGGCGCGGACAGCGGCGGTCAGTGCGCTCAGGTCGGCCGCCGTGCCTGCCGCGAGAAGTGAAGTGGTCATGCCACCGAGTTCTCGTCTCCGATCCTAGGCTGAGCAAGTTGCCAAGCAGGTTGGATCAGCGCTCTGGGGCGCCTCCGAGGTGGCCGACGCAGGCTCCCACAACTAAATGAGACGGAGACCGGCTCCGAGTGAACGACGAAGGCCCGGTCCATCCGTGGACCGGGCCTACGTTTTGCCTGGTCAGCCAGGCTGGCGGAGGATACGAGATTCGAACTCGTGAGGGGTTGCCCCCAACACGCTTTCCAACTCCGCGCCTGGCCGTCCGCCGGGGTTCGTCGACGTTCGCGATCAGGCAGAACGTGGCGGACGAGTCGTCGACGGACGCCGCTGAACGACGGTGAATGAGACCAGAATTGAGACCACGGAGCGTACGGCTCAGCGCCGGCTGACACGAGGAGCCGCCACGCCTAGAGTGTGCGTAGAGGCGCCCGCCGCGCGGTTGGTGAGGGGAGGGGCAGTGAGCGCAGTACCCGGTCGTCCGCTGTCTTCCGATCGACCCGAGCCTGCACACCCGTTGAGAACGATCAGGGAGATCAGGACGTCCCTGCCGGAGAAGCAGCGCGAGCACTTCGACGCCGAGCTCGCCGACACCGATCTTGATGCTCTGCCGGACGTGCTGCGACGCTGGGCTGTCATGGGTAACGACGGATTCGTGGATTTCCTGCAATCCACGCCGTTCGAGGGCCTGGAGTTCGGCGAGCGTTCGTACGACGACGCCAACAGCCAGTGAACTACTTACTCGACACCAACGTCATTGCTGAGCTCACCACACGGCCCCGTCCATCTCCGGCGGTGGTGGCCTGGGCTCGTTCTGTTCCGGCTCCGAGCCTCTACGTGAGTGTCGTCACCCTTGCCGAGATCGAACTGGGTATTGCCGCCGTCCTCGACCTAGACCGTCGTGCCATTTTCGAGCGGGCGCTCGTCGGTATCAGGCACGAATACAAAGATCGGATTGCCGAGATCGGAGAGGCGGAGGCGCTTGCCTACCTCACGATCCACAAGCGGTTGAAGAGTGCCGGGACGCCTATCGACCCGCCGGACGCGCTCATCGCCGCGACGGCACTCGCCAGGGGCTGGACGCTGGTTTCTCGCAACGTCAAGCATCTCGCCCGGACGGGCGCACTCGTGATGAATCCCTGGGATCACGACATCACCGGCCGTGAGTGACGGCATCGGCGGGACCATTCCGACGACTCGAGTTCGCCGCATCGATCGCGGAATCGCCGAAGCGCGAGAGAAGTCGCCCGCCGTCTGAGACGGAAACCGAGACGGACCTTAGCTGCCGAGAACGACGAAGGCCCGGTCCATCCGTGGACCGGGCCTACGTTTTGCCTGGTCAGCCAGGCTGGCGGAGGATACGAGATTCGAACTCGTGAGGGGTTGCCCCCAACACGCTTTCCAACTCGGCGCGTGACCGTCCGCGCACGTTCGCGGGCGTCCGTGGTGCCGGTCAAGCAGGGCGCGCGGACGTCCCCGGACGGCGTTGAACGCTGACGAACGAGACCACAACTGAGACCACAGACGGCACGTGGATCCTGCACGCGGTGCGGTTGGTACACGTGTTCGGCGGGTCGGCTTGACCATGTAGTGATCGGCGTGCAAAATTGCGCCCGTGACCCAACACCGCTCACCGGCGCTCGTGTACTACTACCAGACCCACGCTGCTGACCTGGCCGTTGTCCACGGTCTCCTGTGGGAAGCCGTCCCTCAGGCTTACCGCACGTGCAGCGACTTCGGTTCTCCACAGGAGTTGGCAGGCGGCACTCTGGGAACCATGGTGAGGGAGTACGTTCACCTGGGTGCGAAGCGACTTCAGGAGCCGGGCTTGAAGACGCTGACTCTCAGTAGCGGGCGCAATAGGAGCGTTGTCTTGGGTGACAACCGCGGGGTCGCCGTTCGCGTTCGCAAGCAGCCGATCGACTGGAAGCGTCGGACGCTGGTCGCGCTGCCCATGCTGGGACAGGAGCTGTTGCTGCCGGACGAGGAGCAGCTCAGCCTCTTCGCCAACGAGACCCCCGCCGGCGGTCAGGGCATCACAGTGCTGTGGAAGCCCAACCCCCGAAAGGTCGAACTCAGCCGTGCCGTG contains:
- a CDS encoding VOC family protein, yielding MISHINCVVLYVRDQQRSLEFYVDTLGWELRTDAWMADGTRWIDVAPPHARTRVALIAPPGGYVFPDTAAAPCTLTTEDAQATFHDLKGRGVEVTEPVVEAWATYLTVTDPDGYVYVVGENHD
- a CDS encoding ABC transporter substrate-binding protein gives rise to the protein MISRRQLLAGSASLGLLGALAACGDDDSEASGTDGVASTLRLGHFPNLTHATALVGIQNGLFAKALGSQTKLETKQFNAGPAAIEQIFAEGLDATYIGPNPTVNAFAKSKGEVIRVIAGSASGGVAFVVKKGITEANLKGTKIGTPQLGNTQDVALRYWLKEKGLTATKDGGGDVKIQPQENAQILEKFTAGQLDGAWVPEPWVSRLVSAGGEVLIDERDLWPGKRFVITNLIVRTEYLKKYPKTVKALLQAHVDANDSIKSDAAGAQKAVSEQIGKLTGKPLKLDLITKAWPTLEFLNDPIASSLITGAKHAEEIGLLDKVDLDGLYDLKLLNEVLASKGETAVKQS
- a CDS encoding ABC transporter ATP-binding protein, giving the protein MTVAVDLRGVSKRYPGGTVALDGVDLAVEPGEFVCLVGASGCGKSTLLNLVAGLDSATAGSIEVDGGRAAFMFQEPALFPWLKVGQNVEVPLKLRGVGRAERRARAAELLQTVRLGDVVDKRPHELSGGMRQRVALARTLAHDARVLLMDEPFAALDAMTRDALHDELERVWLERNLTVLFVTHNVSEAVRLGDRVILLASRPGRVIEEFEVEAPRPRRLDSPDVAALAGRVTERLKEEVRRHVH
- a CDS encoding ABC transporter permease, whose product is MSTDVSVSDELAGLDALEAVPERGDRGRRLWRSTWPKLLAIVIGIASWQIVVETGWRPRSILAPPTEVFPSLWDMLTTGTFWGQVATTMQRAILGFAVAVAIGLVIGFAVARFAVLRAAFGSLITGLQTMPSIAWFPLAIVLFQGGDAAIFFVIVLGAAPSVANGVLAGVDYVPPLLVRAGRNMGASGFGLYRTVIGPASFPAILAGLKQGWAFSWRSLMAGELIVPIGEAGGLGTLLTVTRELSEYAQMLGVMIVILVIGIIADGVFSWANNALRRRWGLS
- a CDS encoding RrF2 family transcriptional regulator — encoded protein: MQISARAEYAVRAMLALAANDPTTSTAQALADEQGLPRKFLEAILSDLRRGGLVRSQRGAEGGYRLARPADSIAIGEVLRVVDGPLAGVRGERPEAAVYAGAAQNLQTVWVAVRAAVRNVLDEVTLADVLSGNFPSHVSEMVAAPGAWAPR
- a CDS encoding SigE family RNA polymerase sigma factor, with product MDAHAQVAFRDYVSGRRAALLRTAYLLTGDRGQAEDLLQTALVKTYVSWDRIRDKNAVDAYVRQVMATTAVSWWRRRWRGERPSDEVPDARHDADPAADHAERDAMWRLLGRLTAKQRAVLVLRFYEDLSEAQIARTLGMSAGSVKSHASRALAAMRMHLDLPEPTRGGHR
- a CDS encoding inositol monophosphatase family protein, which gives rise to MGGDVNAVRGIPEWNIRISLVRDGRPVLALPPAPMVGETFTAVAGGAFLNGEPLRVSAKTDPAAALVGTGQARPGRDAARA
- a CDS encoding type II toxin-antitoxin system VapC family toxin translates to MNYLLDTNVIAELTTRPRPSPAVVAWARSVPAPSLYVSVVTLAEIELGIAAVLDLDRRAIFERALVGIRHEYKDRIAEIGEAEALAYLTIHKRLKSAGTPIDPPDALIAATALARGWTLVSRNVKHLARTGALVMNPWDHDITGRE